In a genomic window of Mycolicibacillus parakoreensis:
- a CDS encoding DUF1990 family protein: MDLRALTTAPFTYPQVGATADDTLPEGYHHIDAAHRIGTGRRRFGQAGEAVLRYGMQRGAGLKVSASSPIAAPGAVVVVHLGPIAAPCRIIYVVEEQNRRGFGYGTLSGHPESGEELFSVQYDPDRDAVHAVVRAFSRPATWWSKAGHPITSLAQRIVTRRYLRAV; this comes from the coding sequence ATGGATCTGCGTGCGCTGACGACCGCGCCGTTCACCTACCCGCAGGTGGGCGCGACCGCCGACGACACCTTGCCCGAGGGCTATCACCACATCGACGCGGCGCATCGCATCGGCACCGGGCGGCGCCGCTTCGGGCAGGCCGGTGAGGCGGTGCTGCGCTACGGCATGCAACGCGGCGCGGGTCTGAAGGTCAGCGCCAGCAGCCCGATCGCCGCCCCCGGTGCGGTGGTGGTCGTCCACCTGGGCCCGATCGCGGCGCCGTGCCGGATCATCTACGTCGTCGAGGAGCAGAACCGTCGCGGGTTCGGCTACGGGACGCTGTCCGGGCACCCGGAGTCCGGGGAGGAATTGTTCTCGGTGCAATACGACCCGGACCGCGACGCGGTCCACGCCGTGGTCCGGGCGTTCTCCCGGCCCGCGACGTGGTGGAGCAAGGCCGGCCATCCGATCACGTCGCTGGCCCAACGGATCGTCACCAGGCGCTACCTGCGCGCGGTGTGA
- a CDS encoding helix-turn-helix transcriptional regulator yields MPDQDGLARDAAGIGALADPLRRRLYAFVCAQPGPVSRDQAADAVGVARHQAKFHLDRLEAEGLLESSYARLTGRTGPGAGRPAKLYRRSARDIAISLPHREYRLAGELMATAIAESAATGAPVRAVLDRVATDYGRRIGARAAGAQPPQTGRGALAAALAVLAEHGYEPCDATAAPVSVEQAEPGEVVLANCPFHALAQSQTELACGMNYALIQGLAEMFTPVAPRTRLCPGDQRCCVVLAPAEMR; encoded by the coding sequence ATGCCAGATCAGGATGGGTTGGCCCGGGACGCGGCCGGAATCGGGGCGCTCGCCGATCCGCTGCGCCGGCGGCTGTACGCGTTCGTCTGCGCGCAACCGGGACCGGTCAGCCGCGACCAGGCGGCCGACGCCGTCGGGGTGGCCCGCCACCAGGCGAAGTTTCACCTGGATCGGCTCGAGGCCGAGGGTCTGCTGGAGAGCAGCTATGCCCGGCTGACCGGGCGCACCGGCCCGGGCGCAGGGCGCCCGGCCAAGCTCTACCGCCGGTCCGCGCGCGACATCGCGATCAGCCTGCCGCACCGCGAATACCGGCTGGCCGGGGAATTGATGGCCACCGCGATCGCCGAATCCGCGGCGACCGGCGCGCCGGTGCGTGCGGTGCTCGACCGGGTCGCCACCGACTACGGGCGCCGGATCGGGGCGCGGGCTGCCGGCGCGCAGCCGCCGCAGACCGGCCGGGGGGCGCTGGCGGCGGCGTTGGCGGTGCTCGCCGAGCACGGCTACGAACCGTGCGATGCCACCGCCGCGCCGGTCTCCGTCGAGCAGGCCGAACCCGGCGAGGTCGTGTTGGCGAACTGCCCGTTTCACGCCCTGGCGCAGAGCCAGACCGAACTGGCGTGCGGCATGAATTACGCCCTGATCCAAGGGCTGGCGGAGATGTTCACCCCGGTCGCGCCGCGCACCCGGCTCTGCCCGGGCGACCAACGCTGCTGCGTGGTGCTCGCCCCGGCCGAGATGCGCTGA
- a CDS encoding cupin domain-containing protein: MESLSLTTLAAEKIAEARDSRAGRAATTVHGGHAHGLRQTLVALRGGEELAEHDSPGEATLQVLTGRVALTVGESTWEGAAGDYVTIPPQRHGLTAFEDSAVLLTVALSAKHPE; this comes from the coding sequence ATGGAATCGCTGTCGCTGACCACGCTGGCCGCCGAGAAGATCGCCGAGGCACGCGACTCGCGGGCCGGGCGCGCCGCGACGACCGTCCACGGCGGCCATGCCCACGGGTTGCGGCAGACCCTGGTGGCGTTGCGCGGCGGGGAGGAACTGGCCGAACACGACAGCCCGGGGGAGGCCACGCTGCAGGTCCTGACCGGCCGTGTCGCGTTGACCGTCGGTGAGAGCACCTGGGAGGGCGCGGCCGGCGACTACGTCACGATCCCGCCCCAGCGGCACGGGCTGACGGCGTTCGAGGACTCCGCGGTGCTGCTCACCGTCGCGTTGAGCGCCAAACACCCCGAGTAG
- a CDS encoding helix-turn-helix transcriptional regulator, translated as MSSIAVSPGELTGRRLDVWRALKAANGPLSIAAIAQQLRVHPNTVRFHLATLISDGRVERVKAAHHGPGRPPVMVQAVRQMDRGGPRRYRVLAEILTIGFAADANPGAKALAAGREWGRRLRPAKPGAAPPGAEESIERLVEMLDELGFAPERREAGGQKQVGLRHCPFLELAEADPEVVCPIHLGLMEGALETWDAPVAINRLDAFAEPDMCLAHLSRAAARSADAAADGAVT; from the coding sequence GTGAGCTCAATCGCCGTGTCGCCGGGGGAACTGACGGGCCGCCGCCTCGACGTGTGGCGGGCGTTGAAGGCCGCCAACGGGCCGTTGAGCATCGCCGCGATCGCCCAGCAGTTGCGGGTGCACCCCAACACCGTGCGCTTCCATCTGGCGACGCTGATCAGCGACGGGCGGGTCGAACGGGTCAAGGCCGCCCACCACGGGCCCGGTCGGCCCCCGGTGATGGTGCAGGCGGTCCGGCAGATGGACCGCGGCGGGCCACGGCGTTACCGGGTGCTGGCCGAGATCTTGACCATCGGTTTCGCCGCCGACGCCAACCCGGGGGCCAAGGCGCTGGCGGCCGGGCGGGAATGGGGCCGGCGGCTGCGTCCGGCCAAACCCGGCGCGGCGCCCCCCGGCGCCGAGGAGTCGATCGAGCGGCTGGTCGAGATGCTCGACGAGCTCGGCTTCGCGCCCGAGCGCCGTGAGGCCGGCGGTCAGAAGCAGGTCGGTCTGCGGCACTGCCCGTTTCTCGAACTCGCCGAGGCCGATCCGGAGGTGGTCTGCCCGATCCACCTGGGCCTGATGGAGGGTGCGTTGGAGACCTGGGACGCGCCGGTGGCGATCAATCGCCTCGATGCGTTCGCCGAGCCGGACATGTGCCTGGCGCATCTGAGCCGGGCCGCCGCGCGCTCGGCAGACGCCGCCGCCGACGGGGCCGTGACGTGA
- the fdxA gene encoding ferredoxin: protein MTYVIGKPCVDVMDRACVDECPVDCIYEGGRALYIHPDECVDCGACEPVCPVEAIYYEDDLPEDLQPYQDDNADFFSETLPGRDEPLGSPGGAAKLGPLGVDTPLVASLPKQGE from the coding sequence ATGACTTATGTGATCGGGAAACCGTGTGTAGATGTCATGGACCGGGCCTGTGTCGATGAGTGCCCGGTCGACTGCATCTACGAGGGAGGCCGAGCCCTCTACATCCACCCAGACGAGTGTGTCGACTGCGGTGCCTGCGAGCCGGTCTGCCCCGTAGAGGCAATCTACTACGAAGACGATCTTCCCGAGGATTTGCAGCCGTATCAAGACGACAACGCCGACTTCTTCTCCGAGACGCTTCCCGGCCGCGACGAACCGCTGGGCTCGCCCGGGGGAGCCGCCAAACTCGGTCCGCTGGGGGTCGACACCCCACTGGTCGCGAGCTTGCCCAAACAGGGGGAGTGA
- a CDS encoding DUF2249 domain-containing protein, producing MVDDELDVRDLRKPDRDRRVFAAFAALAVDESVVVVDDGDPQRLREQFDADYPGSVGWEQLDDGAGPYRIRITKRTATPLPRVLVNTDDVASAQPEAGGNLWKLDLRERGLDSNIIALPPHGGIGAHTGAEVDVLVHVLAGSGTLTTEQTTVALRPGALLWMPRRSRRAIDAGPDGLRYLTVHQHREISGLMPTVRQAV from the coding sequence ATGGTCGACGACGAACTTGACGTCCGTGACCTGCGTAAACCTGACCGAGACCGCCGTGTTTTCGCCGCTTTCGCGGCCCTCGCCGTCGACGAATCGGTCGTTGTGGTCGACGACGGCGACCCTCAGCGGTTGCGCGAACAGTTCGACGCCGACTATCCGGGCAGCGTCGGATGGGAGCAGCTCGACGACGGTGCCGGGCCCTACCGCATCAGGATCACCAAGCGCACCGCGACGCCGCTGCCGCGGGTGTTGGTCAACACCGACGACGTCGCCTCCGCGCAGCCGGAGGCCGGCGGCAACCTGTGGAAGCTCGACCTGCGCGAGCGCGGGCTGGACTCCAACATCATCGCCTTGCCGCCGCACGGGGGCATCGGCGCCCACACCGGCGCCGAAGTCGACGTGTTGGTGCATGTGCTCGCCGGAAGTGGCACCTTGACCACCGAGCAGACCACCGTGGCCCTGCGCCCCGGTGCGCTGCTGTGGATGCCGCGGCGGTCCCGTCGCGCAATCGACGCCGGCCCGGACGGGCTGCGTTATCTGACCGTGCATCAGCACCGCGAGATCAGCGGGCTGATGCCTACCGTGAGGCAGGCTGTCTAA
- a CDS encoding class I SAM-dependent methyltransferase, whose product MTEIDNVPPSDPQLPGSERDAEHAQGHWLLARLGKKVLRPGGIELTRSLLRRAELHDSDVLELAPGMGRTATEIIAAKPRSYVGAEQNADAARLVTEIVAPAHGEVRVADAEDTGLPDASRDVVVGEAMLTMQGEKSKNAIVAEAARVLRPGGRYAIHELALTPDTLDESVKNEVQQALARSIKVNARPLTIAEWSTLLNKHGLVVDEVETAPMALLQPRRLLSDEGLFGVLRFVKNLLTQHDARRRVLTMRGVFRKYNRQMTAIAIVAHKPAAN is encoded by the coding sequence ATGACCGAGATCGACAACGTCCCCCCCTCCGACCCCCAGCTGCCCGGCTCGGAGCGCGACGCCGAACACGCGCAGGGCCACTGGCTGTTGGCCCGGTTGGGCAAAAAGGTGCTGCGCCCGGGCGGCATCGAACTGACCCGATCGCTGCTGCGGCGCGCCGAACTGCACGACTCCGACGTCTTGGAGTTGGCCCCCGGGATGGGGCGCACCGCCACCGAGATCATCGCCGCCAAACCGCGCTCCTATGTCGGTGCCGAGCAGAACGCCGACGCCGCCCGCCTGGTCACCGAGATCGTGGCGCCCGCGCACGGTGAGGTGCGCGTGGCCGACGCCGAGGACACCGGCCTGCCCGACGCCAGCCGCGACGTCGTCGTCGGCGAGGCGATGCTGACCATGCAGGGCGAGAAGTCCAAGAACGCCATCGTCGCCGAGGCGGCCCGGGTGCTACGACCGGGTGGGCGCTACGCCATCCACGAGTTGGCGTTGACCCCCGACACTCTCGACGAGAGCGTGAAAAACGAGGTGCAGCAGGCGCTGGCCCGGTCGATCAAGGTCAACGCCCGGCCGCTGACGATCGCCGAGTGGTCCACGCTGCTCAACAAGCACGGCCTGGTCGTCGACGAGGTGGAGACCGCACCGATGGCGCTGCTGCAGCCGCGTCGGCTGCTCTCCGACGAGGGCCTGTTCGGTGTGTTGCGGTTCGTCAAAAACCTGCTGACCCAGCACGATGCGCGGCGCCGGGTGCTGACGATGCGCGGCGTATTCCGCAAGTACAACCGCCAGATGACCGCCATCGCGATCGTGGCGCACAAACCGGCCGCGAACTGA
- a CDS encoding enoyl-CoA hydratase/isomerase family protein, protein MSDRYADFPTLRLEYADDGVLQLILDAPGLNSVGPRMHRDLADVWPVIDRDPQVRAVVVRGAGTAFSAGGSFELIEETIGDYDGRVRIMREARDLVFNLINFSKPLVSAIRGPAVGAGLVVALLADISVAGRSAKIIDGHTKLGVAAGDHAAICWPLLVGMAKAKYYLLTCEPLRGAEAERIGLVSTCVDDDDVLDTANRIATNLATGAQHAIRWTKHSLNHWYRMFGPVFETSMGLEFLSFSGPDVHEGLAAVREKRPPRFGATPPDFTAP, encoded by the coding sequence ATGTCCGATCGCTACGCCGATTTTCCCACCCTGCGATTGGAGTACGCCGACGATGGTGTGCTGCAGCTGATCCTGGATGCGCCGGGGCTCAACTCGGTCGGCCCGCGCATGCACCGCGATCTGGCCGACGTGTGGCCGGTGATCGACCGTGACCCGCAGGTCCGCGCCGTCGTGGTGCGCGGGGCGGGTACGGCGTTCTCCGCCGGCGGCAGCTTCGAGCTGATCGAGGAGACCATCGGCGATTACGACGGCCGGGTGCGGATCATGCGTGAGGCCCGGGACCTGGTGTTCAACCTGATCAACTTCTCCAAGCCGCTCGTCTCGGCGATCCGCGGGCCGGCGGTCGGGGCGGGTCTGGTGGTGGCGCTGCTGGCCGACATCTCGGTGGCCGGGCGCAGTGCCAAGATCATCGACGGGCACACCAAGCTGGGGGTCGCCGCCGGCGACCACGCCGCCATCTGTTGGCCGCTTCTGGTCGGGATGGCCAAGGCCAAGTACTACCTGTTGACCTGCGAGCCGTTGCGCGGCGCGGAGGCCGAGCGTATCGGGTTGGTCTCCACCTGCGTCGACGACGACGACGTGCTCGACACCGCCAACCGGATCGCGACGAACCTGGCCACCGGGGCCCAGCATGCGATCCGCTGGACCAAACACAGCCTCAACCACTGGTACCGCATGTTCGGGCCGGTGTTCGAGACGTCGATGGGGTTGGAGTTCTTGTCGTTCAGCGGTCCCGACGTCCACGAGGGCCTGGCCGCGGTGCGCGAGAAACGGCCGCCGCGCTTCGGCGCCACTCCCCCGGATTTCACCGCGCCGTAG
- a CDS encoding class I SAM-dependent methyltransferase produces the protein MANPLSHHVSTVFDQVARVYDFPLLQRLAYQPIQDAVLARLRAAGSRRIVDVGCGTGILSTRIAEELTPAAVYGCDMSEGMLDKARARSTAVQWMRTPAETMPFDDASIDAVISTNAFHFFDQPAAVAEFHRVLAPGGLMIIGVVNPVSTGRRLLLWVGTGGGSVGKFPTPDEMRILATRAGFSSVTHHTVRGWTGEGLTIAAK, from the coding sequence ATGGCCAACCCGCTCAGCCACCACGTGTCCACCGTGTTCGACCAGGTCGCCCGGGTCTATGACTTCCCCCTGCTTCAGCGGCTCGCCTACCAGCCGATTCAAGACGCCGTGCTGGCCCGGTTGCGGGCCGCGGGCTCGCGGCGCATCGTCGACGTCGGGTGCGGCACCGGGATTCTGAGCACCCGCATCGCCGAGGAGTTGACGCCGGCCGCCGTCTACGGCTGCGACATGTCCGAGGGCATGCTCGACAAAGCCCGCGCCCGCTCGACCGCGGTGCAGTGGATGCGGACCCCGGCCGAGACGATGCCGTTCGACGACGCCTCGATCGACGCGGTGATCTCGACCAACGCGTTCCATTTCTTCGATCAACCGGCCGCGGTCGCCGAGTTCCACCGGGTGCTGGCCCCCGGCGGGCTGATGATCATCGGCGTGGTCAACCCGGTCAGCACCGGGCGCCGCCTGCTGTTGTGGGTCGGCACCGGCGGCGGCTCGGTGGGCAAGTTCCCCACCCCCGACGAGATGCGCATCCTGGCCACCCGGGCGGGGTTCTCCTCGGTGACCCACCACACGGTGCGCGGCTGGACCGGCGAGGGGCTGACCATCGCCGCCAAGTAG
- a CDS encoding YceI family protein produces MATTTWTLHADDDPANALTLRTGVTGRAARMGHRLTLAVTSWRVTVDWDGEHPVAAALVVDVDSLAVRSGEGGLTPLSGPEKALVRTNALKTLNAKKFPTVEFHAEAITAGDGGYTLRGPLSVHGVSRSIEVALTVTDEGDHWRLGTRSEVSQAAHHIKPYSMAMGAMRVADAVGVEFAARRPKG; encoded by the coding sequence ATGGCTACCACGACCTGGACCCTGCACGCCGACGACGACCCGGCGAACGCCCTGACCCTGCGCACCGGGGTCACCGGACGCGCCGCCCGGATGGGTCACCGGCTGACCCTCGCGGTGACCTCCTGGCGGGTGACCGTCGACTGGGACGGCGAGCATCCGGTGGCGGCGGCGCTGGTCGTCGACGTCGACTCCCTCGCGGTGCGCTCCGGGGAGGGCGGGCTGACCCCGCTGTCGGGTCCGGAGAAGGCGCTGGTGCGCACCAACGCCTTAAAGACGCTGAACGCCAAGAAGTTTCCCACCGTCGAATTTCACGCCGAGGCGATCACCGCCGGTGACGGCGGCTACACGCTGCGCGGCCCGCTGAGCGTGCACGGGGTGAGCCGGTCGATCGAGGTCGCCCTGACCGTCACCGACGAGGGTGACCACTGGCGGTTGGGGACCCGCAGCGAGGTGTCGCAGGCGGCGCACCACATCAAGCCGTATTCGATGGCGATGGGCGCGATGCGCGTCGCCGACGCGGTGGGCGTGGAGTTCGCCGCACGCCGGCCCAAGGGCTGA
- the yaaA gene encoding peroxide stress protein YaaA, giving the protein MIVLLPPSETKHPGGDGPPLALDSLGTPALTPLRRELLDDVVALAADRDASRRALGLSTRQDDEIDRNAVLRSAPTLPALHRYTGVLYDALDVGSLRGAAAARAHARLAVVSALFGLLRGDDAVPAYRLSAGSRLPGRPTLAARWRPVLEPVLAGLAERHLIVELRSGPYAALAQVPGALLSEGADGRRVAVSHANKAHKGRLARALATTRAEPTDAAAVAAVARRAGLRVELRGTELRVLVPG; this is encoded by the coding sequence GTGATCGTGTTGCTGCCGCCGTCGGAGACCAAACACCCCGGCGGTGACGGCCCGCCGCTGGCGCTGGATTCCCTGGGTACGCCCGCACTGACCCCACTGCGCCGCGAACTGCTCGACGACGTGGTCGCGTTGGCCGCCGATCGTGACGCCAGCCGGCGGGCGTTGGGCCTGTCGACCCGCCAGGACGACGAGATCGACCGCAACGCGGTGCTGCGCAGCGCCCCGACGCTGCCGGCGCTGCACCGCTACACCGGGGTGCTCTACGACGCGCTGGATGTGGGGTCGCTGCGCGGGGCCGCCGCCGCACGCGCGCACGCTCGACTCGCGGTCGTCTCGGCGCTGTTCGGGTTGCTGCGCGGCGACGACGCGGTGCCGGCCTACCGGCTGTCGGCGGGCTCGAGGCTGCCGGGACGGCCCACGCTGGCGGCCCGGTGGCGGCCGGTGTTGGAGCCGGTGCTCGCCGGACTCGCCGAGCGGCACCTGATCGTGGAGCTGCGCTCGGGCCCGTATGCGGCGCTGGCCCAGGTTCCCGGCGCGCTGCTCAGCGAGGGCGCAGACGGTCGACGGGTGGCGGTCAGCCACGCCAACAAGGCCCACAAGGGCCGGTTGGCGCGGGCGCTGGCCACCACACGTGCCGAGCCGACCGACGCCGCCGCGGTGGCCGCCGTCGCGCGCCGCGCCGGGCTGCGGGTCGAGCTTCGCGGCACCGAACTCCGCGTGCTGGTGCCCGGCTGA
- a CDS encoding 3-oxoacyl-ACP reductase, with protein MTTRHEGQQATPTPAPDIGEQVAVVTGGGRGLGRSIVSAFLRQDARVVINYHRSRAAAEGLAAEFPGRAIAVPADVRDRDQVDALFARAHRAFGRPVTTVVNNALVDFSFDGEARPKADRIAYRAFSDQFAGSVQGALNVIQAALPHFAEFGSGRVINVGTNLFQHPVVPYHDYTAAKAALLSLTRTFAAELGPSGVRVNMVSGGLLRTTDASAVTPEPVFDAIAASTPLGSVTTPAEFADAVMFFASPWSRAVTGQNLVVDGGLVKS; from the coding sequence GTGACGACAAGACACGAAGGCCAGCAGGCCACCCCCACGCCGGCGCCGGATATCGGCGAACAGGTGGCGGTGGTGACCGGGGGTGGTCGCGGTCTGGGCCGCAGCATCGTCTCGGCATTCCTCCGGCAGGACGCACGGGTGGTCATCAACTATCACCGCAGCCGTGCGGCCGCTGAGGGTCTCGCCGCTGAGTTCCCCGGCCGGGCCATCGCCGTGCCGGCCGACGTGCGCGACCGCGATCAGGTCGACGCGCTGTTCGCGCGAGCGCACCGGGCGTTCGGCAGGCCGGTGACAACGGTGGTCAACAACGCGCTGGTCGACTTCTCTTTCGATGGTGAAGCCCGACCGAAGGCCGACCGGATCGCCTACCGGGCGTTCTCCGATCAGTTCGCCGGCAGCGTGCAGGGTGCACTCAACGTCATCCAGGCGGCGCTGCCCCATTTCGCGGAGTTCGGGTCGGGACGGGTGATCAACGTCGGCACCAACCTGTTTCAACATCCCGTGGTGCCGTATCACGACTACACCGCGGCGAAGGCAGCGCTGTTGTCTTTGACACGCACCTTCGCCGCCGAGCTGGGCCCCAGCGGGGTGCGGGTGAACATGGTCAGCGGCGGCCTGCTGCGGACAACGGATGCCAGCGCCGTGACTCCCGAACCGGTTTTCGACGCGATCGCGGCGAGCACACCGTTGGGATCGGTGACCACACCGGCGGAGTTCGCGGACGCGGTGATGTTCTTCGCCTCCCCCTGGTCGCGGGCGGTCACCGGCCAGAACCTGGTGGTTGACGGTGGACTGGTGAAAAGTTGA
- a CDS encoding LLM class flavin-dependent oxidoreductase: protein MRLNLFAFACGHHAAAWRSPDSSVDRLGDIAYWERLAGIAERGKLDAIFLADGQSAGLGAVGSGPLWFLEPLTTLAAIARATENIGLVTTVSSTFWTPFHAARLLASLDHISRGRVGVNVVTSMTDDEARNHSMERLPNHEQRYQRAEEFIEVLLRLWDSWPADAIVADPASTYIDESRLRAVEHLGNWFSVGGPLNVPQSPQGRPALFQAGASQPGRALAARYADGIYAVAWDSETARDYRNDVLARAAALGRDPSQIAIMPGLVTYVASTESEAKQRQRELNDLLPIQDSLDQLSFFVGVDTSGWDLDAPVPPLAPLEEFSGPKGRYATVLRIIETARPTVRELLGFLAAGGGHATFIGTPHGIADEIERWVDTGAADGFNLMPPTLPSGIEDFVDHVVPELQRRGRFRRDYAQRTLRARLGGR from the coding sequence ATTCGGCTCAACCTGTTCGCGTTCGCCTGCGGGCATCATGCGGCTGCCTGGCGCAGCCCGGACTCGAGCGTGGATCGGCTCGGCGACATCGCCTACTGGGAGCGGTTGGCCGGCATCGCCGAACGAGGAAAGCTCGACGCGATCTTCCTCGCCGACGGACAGTCGGCCGGGCTGGGCGCCGTCGGCAGCGGACCGCTGTGGTTCCTGGAACCGCTGACCACCCTGGCCGCGATCGCGCGAGCCACCGAAAACATCGGCCTGGTCACAACCGTGTCGAGCACCTTCTGGACCCCGTTCCACGCGGCCCGATTGCTGGCCAGCCTCGATCACATCTCCCGGGGTCGGGTCGGCGTGAACGTGGTGACCTCGATGACCGACGACGAGGCCCGCAACCACAGCATGGAGCGTCTGCCCAACCACGAGCAGCGCTACCAAAGGGCTGAGGAGTTCATCGAAGTCCTGCTGCGACTGTGGGATTCGTGGCCGGCGGATGCGATCGTCGCCGATCCGGCGAGCACCTACATCGATGAGTCGCGACTGCGCGCGGTGGAGCACCTCGGAAACTGGTTCTCCGTCGGCGGCCCGCTGAACGTTCCGCAGTCACCGCAAGGCCGGCCGGCACTGTTCCAGGCCGGCGCATCACAGCCAGGCCGGGCACTGGCAGCCCGCTACGCCGACGGCATCTACGCGGTCGCCTGGGACAGCGAAACCGCGCGCGATTACCGCAACGACGTCCTGGCCCGCGCCGCAGCGCTGGGCCGAGACCCCTCGCAGATCGCGATCATGCCGGGGCTGGTCACCTACGTGGCGTCCACCGAAAGCGAAGCCAAACAACGACAGCGTGAACTCAACGACCTTCTTCCGATTCAGGATTCGCTGGATCAGCTGTCCTTCTTCGTCGGGGTCGACACCTCAGGTTGGGATCTCGACGCCCCGGTCCCCCCGCTGGCACCGCTGGAGGAGTTCTCCGGGCCCAAGGGCCGGTATGCGACCGTGCTGAGAATCATCGAGACCGCCCGGCCCACCGTGCGGGAGCTGCTCGGGTTCCTCGCCGCCGGCGGCGGGCACGCCACCTTCATCGGCACCCCGCACGGCATCGCCGACGAGATCGAACGCTGGGTCGACACCGGCGCCGCCGACGGCTTCAACCTGATGCCGCCGACACTGCCCTCGGGCATCGAGGACTTCGTCGACCACGTCGTGCCGGAGCTGCAACGCCGCGGCCGATTCCGCCGCGACTACGCACAGCGAACGCTGCGCGCACGCCTGGGTGGGCGCTAA
- a CDS encoding helix-turn-helix transcriptional regulator, with protein sequence MAPEVGRLDPAVLRSSVHLMRSMATDRLSTVDVAEHTGYSPCHFIRMFSTSVGISPGLYLTALRIDAAKRRLLADRTPVIDVAASVGYDSLSSFTRRFRTMVGTSPGALRALADTVAESSIAPFALGDARQPVVRVRPRIPGRLRPGRAVALWIGWFPKPAPIGLPASGVLTTSDADVALPLSPGNPWLLSCAVSAHAGAEEQLAPARPLVAGFPGPLTGPTTVDLHYRQATDLDLPLLSALPALSRPG encoded by the coding sequence ATGGCCCCCGAGGTCGGTCGACTGGACCCGGCAGTGTTGCGCTCCTCGGTCCACCTGATGCGCAGCATGGCGACGGACCGCCTGTCGACGGTCGACGTCGCCGAGCACACCGGCTACAGCCCCTGCCATTTCATCCGCATGTTCTCGACGAGCGTGGGAATCTCGCCCGGTTTGTACCTCACCGCTCTGCGCATCGATGCGGCCAAACGCCGCCTGTTGGCCGACCGCACCCCGGTCATCGACGTGGCGGCATCCGTCGGATATGACTCGCTGTCCAGTTTCACCCGGCGTTTCCGGACCATGGTCGGTACCTCCCCGGGCGCGCTCCGGGCGCTGGCCGACACCGTCGCCGAGAGCAGTATCGCGCCGTTCGCACTCGGCGACGCACGCCAGCCGGTCGTTCGGGTGCGCCCGCGGATCCCGGGCCGGCTGCGGCCGGGCCGAGCGGTCGCGCTGTGGATCGGCTGGTTTCCCAAACCGGCACCCATCGGGCTACCAGCGTCCGGGGTCTTGACGACCTCGGACGCCGACGTGGCCCTCCCTCTGAGTCCGGGAAACCCGTGGCTGTTGTCGTGTGCGGTCTCGGCGCACGCCGGCGCGGAGGAGCAACTCGCACCGGCGCGGCCGTTGGTGGCCGGTTTCCCCGGCCCACTGACCGGCCCGACCACGGTGGACCTGCACTATCGCCAAGCCACCGACCTCGATCTTCCCCTGCTGAGCGCTCTGCCGGCCCTGAGTCGGCCCGGGTGA
- a CDS encoding VOC family protein, whose amino-acid sequence MAVRLRPYLAFADNGAEVMAYYADVFGGSLNMVKYGDFPMELPFTPPADALAHAHLDSGDVQITGGDAGMCQDRSRSLASDTYSFLLEADSLGEASALIDKFSSTGGTVTMPFDKAPWGDHYGQVTDRYGVLWAFNVPAANT is encoded by the coding sequence ATGGCTGTCCGCCTCCGTCCCTACCTCGCGTTCGCCGACAACGGTGCGGAGGTCATGGCGTACTACGCCGATGTTTTCGGCGGATCACTGAACATGGTGAAATACGGTGATTTTCCGATGGAGCTGCCGTTCACCCCGCCGGCGGATGCGCTGGCCCACGCCCACTTGGACAGCGGCGACGTCCAGATCACCGGCGGTGACGCGGGGATGTGTCAGGACCGGAGCCGGTCTTTGGCGAGCGACACTTACTCGTTTCTGCTGGAGGCCGATTCCCTCGGCGAGGCGAGTGCTCTCATCGACAAATTCAGCTCCACCGGCGGCACCGTCACGATGCCGTTCGACAAGGCCCCCTGGGGCGACCACTACGGCCAGGTGACCGACAGATACGGCGTGCTCTGGGCGTTCAACGTCCCCGCCGCGAACACCTGA